DNA from Sulfitobacter albidus:
GACGGGATCAACATCTCGGCCATGGATACGGTGCTGCCGGTGGTGCCGATGTTCCACGTCAACGCCTGGGGCGTTCCCTATATTGCGGCCGGTACGGGCTGCAAGCTGGTGCTGCCCGGCCCGAACCTCGATGGCAAAAGCCTTGTGAACCTCATCGACGCGGCGGAGGTGACGCTGGCGCTGGGGGTGCCGACGATCTGGATGGGCCTGCTGGGGGCGTTGAAAGAGACGGGATCAAAGATCCCCTCGATGACGCGCACGGTGGTCGGTGGCTCGGCGCTGCCGCCCTCGATGATCCCGAAATTTGCCGAATACGGGGTGGAGTTGATCCACGCCTGGGGGATGACGGAAACCTCACCGCTGGGCACGATGAACCAACTGCTCGCCAGCCACCGCAGCCTTACGCCCGAGGCGCAGGCGGCGCTGCGGCTGGGGCAGGGGCGCCCGCCCTACGGCGTCGATCTGCGCATCGTGGACGAGGCGGGCGCGCCGCTGCCCCACGACGGCGCGGCGCAGGGTGATCTGCAAATTCGCGGTCTCTGGATCGTGGATACGTATTTCGGCAAGGACACGCCGGCGCTCACCGACGACGGTTGGTTCGACACGGGCGACGTGGCGACCATCGATGCCGAGGGGTTCATGATCATCCGCGACCGCTCGAAGGACATCATCAAATCGGGGGGCGAGTGGATTTCGACCGTGACGCTGGAAAACATCGCCATCGCGCATCCGGGTGTCGCCAACGCCGCCGCCATCGCCGCCGCCCATCCCAAATGGGACGAACGCCCGGTGCTGGTGGTGATCAAGGCCGGTGACGTCACCGAGGAAGAACTGCTCGCCTCCTTCAAGGGCGAGGTGGAAAGCTGGCAGATCCCCGACCGCGTGATCTTTGTCGATGAGCTGCCCATCGGATCGACGGGCAAGGTGCAAAAGAACAAGCTGCGCGAGGAATACGGTCAGGTGCTGATCGCGGGATAGCGGTCGGGCAGGGGGGTGCAGCACGGCGCACCGCCCGCCACTGCCGGGCCTAGCCGCGCATCCATTCGTGATCGGGATCGAAGGGGGAGGGGGCGATCACCTCCGCGTCCACAAGATCGCCGCATAGATCGAGCTGCATCCGCGTGCCAAGGGCGGCCTTGTCGGGCATCACGAAGGCGTAGGCGAGGTTCAGCCCCGTGCGGTGCCCCCAACCGCCCGAGGTGATCGTGCCAATCACCTCCGTGCCCGCCATCAGCGAGCCGCCGGGATGGGCGGGCGCGGTGGTGCTGTCGATCCTGAGCGTCACGAGCTTGCGGCGCGGCCCGTCGGCCCGGCGCTCACGCAGCGCGTCGCGGCCCACAAACGGCCCCTTTTCCAGACGCACAAAACGATCAAGCCCGGTCTCGAAAGGGTCGAATTCGGTCAGCAGATCCGCTTTCCAGTGCAAAAACCCTTTCTCCATCCGCATCGCATCGACCGCGCGCGCACCAAAAAGCTGCAGGCCATGGGCCTCTCCCGCCTGTCGCAGGGCCGTGTAGGCCGCAAAGAGCGACGCGTTTGGCACGTGAATTTCATAGGCCAGCTCGCCGGAGAAACTGACGCCCAGAACGGTGGCAGGCGCGAAACCGATGAAACACTCGCGCACCGACAGCCACGGGAATGCCGCGCGCGACCAATCCCCGCGCGCGCAGGCTGCCAGCACATCGCGCGCCTTGGGGCCGGCCAGCACAAGGATGGTCTGATCGTTTGTCAGGCTGCGGATTGTGACGTCTTCGTCGGGATCGAGATGCTGCGTCAGCCAGTCCATATCATGGGCTTCTGCCG
Protein-coding regions in this window:
- a CDS encoding long-chain-fatty-acid--CoA ligase yields the protein MLGQMMTQSLTIGSLIDHAARWHAQGEIISVETTGGTERTTWGQVGANARALASALRKRGLEPGARCGTIAWNNRRHLEIYFGVAGGGFVCHTINPRMGPEQMVYVINHAEDQVLFIDATFVPAAGKLAPALKHCKHIVLMGPRDEAAAEAVPGILFYDELLAEGDASEPWPDLDENAASSLCYTSGTTGDPKGVLYSHRSTVLHSIAGNQPDGINISAMDTVLPVVPMFHVNAWGVPYIAAGTGCKLVLPGPNLDGKSLVNLIDAAEVTLALGVPTIWMGLLGALKETGSKIPSMTRTVVGGSALPPSMIPKFAEYGVELIHAWGMTETSPLGTMNQLLASHRSLTPEAQAALRLGQGRPPYGVDLRIVDEAGAPLPHDGAAQGDLQIRGLWIVDTYFGKDTPALTDDGWFDTGDVATIDAEGFMIIRDRSKDIIKSGGEWISTVTLENIAIAHPGVANAAAIAAAHPKWDERPVLVVIKAGDVTEEELLASFKGEVESWQIPDRVIFVDELPIGSTGKVQKNKLREEYGQVLIAG